The nucleotide window ATGCTAAGCTTTTTAAAGCTTCTTACTGAAACAGTAAAAAGGTCACAAATGTAGGAAAAATGTGTGAGAAGATAGGAAAACCTAATACAACTCTAGTTGAAAACACAAATAATACTCTAATATGTATTCATGCTGGTTTCATATTTGAAAACTTGCCGTTTTATGACTCTAAAAATGTAAGAAGTAATAACATTCCTTACTGTTAATGCATGggataaatatatttatgtttgcTTGTTGGTTGCACCATGACTCAGTGGTTTTTCAAATAGATCAATTTGCAGAAAagcagttttgtttaaaaacatttctaataaataataatagataATTCCAAACTACTCAATAAGGTatcaatatatattaaatgataaatttaattgaatgagcgtcacctctTTCACACACTGCACTAATAGCAGAATCACAGCAATGAAGGTGTCTGGAAAACATATCTGACATGACAGACCTATTCGTGTAGGAAAGATGTCCTCATTATTGATGAGTGACTCGATCCAGTTCATCAGGAGGTTCATGTATATAAGAGCAGGCAGCTTAGTGGGCCTCTTGTATTGATCCCCATCCTGCCACCTGTATTCATAACGTGGCCCTCCAGACATGATGGGACAGCTCTTCTCAGTGCAGAACTCACTCACGGTCCCATAGATGAGGTTGATACGATTGAAGAAATCCACCACGTGCACAGCTATCCAGTCATTAATGTTCTCCCCATCTGGCAGTTGCACCACCTTCCTCAGGTCTAGGCCTGATTTCAGAGACGCTTGGGCTCTTTTGTACAGCTCAAAGCGCTGGGTTCCCGGTTCAAATCTTTTTCGAGGTCGGAATGTTTTGTCTTTGCTGAAAACCTGACCCAAGCACAGAGCCATCGCTGAACTGAGCAGGGTGATGGAGGAGTCAGATCCAGTCAGGATCCGGACAGTTGTGATTGTTGATTCTTATGATTCCCTGGGCCCTCGTCCCATCAATATGGAAGCTTCTAGAGAGCAGAAGAAAGTAAAGCAATATTTCTCTTGGAGATGAATACagaagtttaaaagaacagcttttatttgaaagagaaatcttttataacattatacaagtctttactgtcactttttatcaatgtaatgcatccttgcagaacaaaacaaacttactgactccaaacttttgaatggaagtgcatataatatataaatatattcatattcttgtgtaatcgccgtgccatcctcaataaacccgtctcttgcgtgatacccagaaatttagTATATTCCGAtcaaatatgatttctgacctgtaaggtgtccagaataataatcatacactgtttgttaataggccagaggagaactggcaccccgactgagcctggtttctcccaaggtttatttttctccatcacgccctgatggagttttggttccttgccactgtggcctttggcttggcttgctcagttggggacactaaaattataaaaattatgataagatttatgaagttattcaactaaatatacaaataaaatgtattaattagttcttatttaattctataaactataatactgattttcttcagaacgactgtacagccaaatacaattttgttgcaatattgtcttgtttaacactgtgaagctgctttgacacaatcgtcattgtaaaagtgctatataaataaagttgactgatATAAACTCCATAAACAGAGCACTGCAAACAAACAATCTATTTAATTCTCTCGATAAATTTCGTTTCCCTTTGTGTAGTTTTATCCACAAAACCATTTTCATAACTTCCTGTGTTTGTTGGAAGTGGCTTGTGAGATAAGTTTTGGAGGGATTTTAAAGTGTCTCTTCAGCTGTACAATCAAACCCTGCCCCTCTGTTTTCATTTAACGTCCTGGCTGTGTGTCCAGGTTTGAGTCCATCCTTCCTTTGTCTATTTGATAAGTCTTGTTTTTCTTTCCCTGtctgtttctctttctctctcctcccataaatgttTTCACAGAACGGTTGGTTACTAGAAAACCAAAGCAGACTGTTAAATCACCAGTTTCTCTAACCTCATAGCCCATATTGAGATATATTTTGCAGGAACATTTTACAGGTCTGTTTTTTCTAGCACATGTTGTGGTAACTGATAATGCATTTCACAGTATTTTTACATAATTAAAAGcctacatttctttaaaatattgtttaattCTATATAATCGACATATCACCATTTCTAACCAGTGTTAAATATCCTTTCACTTTTTCGGGTAGTTAAAGGAAAGACTTCATAATAGACAAACACTGAAGTACTTAGTTGTAGAGGTTGGGTTTAACTAAATTCATTCAATATGCAACTAAAGGACAGAGGAGTTATTTGTCCACCCCCTCCACCAATCACGTCAAACACTGACGTGTCTGATCACGCTTTCTCTGAGCCCCCACGGCACATGAGCTCTGACATTGCACAGATCATGAAAACAAAAGTAGAAGCTTAttgatgaaaagtagaaatggaGATTGTAAGAATCTTACCTGAAGAATCTGGCTTTAGTCCCACTGTAGACACTTGGAATGTTGTGGGAAACTTGAAAATAACTCCTCTGTCTCCTGTTCTTTCTAAGAGGGAACGGCTCAAATCCGAATTGTCTCGCGAGGATCCTTTCGCACTCATCAGCCGGGCTTATCCCTCCAAAACTCAGTTAAGAATACAGCATAGAGTAAGAAAAACAAGCTGAAAAGTTACTTGGCTTCTTTTCCTGTGTATGATGTCATTTCCTGATTTTGTCTGGTAGGCCCTGTTGTCTGTTtttgtgtgcctgtgtgtgcgtgtcatGTGTGCTCAGGGGCAGTGTGAAGTTAAAAGGAAAAGGTTTCATTGGTGGTGGGAGGAGCAGCAGTCTGTGAAGTCCAGTCCCACATCAAGCCACATCCTTTGCCCTGCCCAGCACCACACCCCCAAACTACATTGTGTTTGGGAACTTCAGACCGGAGGAGGACTGTATCCCAGTTTGCCCATTACTTCTAGACCATCTAAATCCATTCAGAACATTTGGATTTTTCACTAACTTTCATCATTATTAGGctgttattattttaatgttttagtggcaaaatataaatgttttaattgtttaaaaacTTAATGTAAGTTTAACATTACATTTGCTcataattgttttgtttaaatgtgtcTACTATTGTGAAGTTGCCAAATTTACCAAGTTTGTTACAGATAATTTTTTACTTAAAGAAgataaataaagaaaatcaGAAAAAACAGTGCTAGGTAGATTAATTAAAATTGTAGTCTATTACGGAATACAAATTATTTGATAAAATTGTAGTTAGTAATATAATCTATTACACATTTTAGGTAAtgtaatctgactacttttgattacttttgACCTAACCTGTTTATaacattgaattgaataatataATCTTGCGCgcaaatgataaaaaaatataaagagtCCATTGTTTGTCATCAACAACATGAAGtgcattaaatattacattacattacattttttgggaaataaaatttaaaagataaaaagaATAATTGGGAAGAATCAATGAATTCTGAATAATTTATTGGCATTCTgtgaatattaataatattattttattaataataataattaatcttGTAATCAATAAAAGTAACTGTAGTTTGATTATGAGTATTTTAAAACATGACATTATCTAATTACAAGTATTTCATGTTTagaatctgattacgtaatccAGATTACATATAATCAGTTACTACCCAGAATAACTTTAAACACTGAGCACAGTTGTGAAGTAATGTAAATACTATTAGTGACCACTAGATGGAAATATATAGTTTCCAAATTATTAATAGTGGCACAATCAATGTgggtttaaattattttaaagaaatatgaagtaaaaaaaaaagataagcaTAAATTAAGAATGATTATAAAGGCCTTTTAAGACAACTGGAGTAACTTTATCCCTTGCGTAATGAAGATAACTGGGATGTTCTTGAATATTATTAATGAAATAGTTTTGTGTATGCAAGAATAATTGttttgcaaataaataaatacaaatgaaaTCAAGTACAATGTTTTCTCTGTAACTAGAGAATTTGTCTTGTAGGTTGCTATTCTAAATCTGAGCTTTATTCTAAATTATGTTTCTTCAATTTTCTGAAGAATTATTCGTATTTGATTATTCATATTTGTATTTGAAATCTTTATGTTGCAGATCAAAAACTAGATCTTCAAGAAATCGGTgccagtttttttatttttttttaacgtttGCTGTTTATAATTATATGCATGTTTGTGACATAGCTTGAAAGTTGATGGAAGACATCCTAAACCGGCTCTACCATAATAGGACGATTTATGGCGTGAAATGAGATGTTTCGAAACTAAAACTTCTTTCATCAAGTCTTTATCAAACTGGGCTTTAGTCACTGCAGAACATTGTTGTCACGTAATAACCTTACCTGACCCAAAACTCGCATTCTTGCCTAGGTTaatttatgtgttttattacgCACATAatgtacaaatatttaaaaatgtaaatttaaaaaaaggaattatagagttatataattatataattatatttttaactaAACAGACACCTGAATGATGTGAGTGAAACTGAAGTGAATCGATTTCATATATTGCCCTAAAATAATTTGAGGCGTGTTATCTGTGCTGTTCATCTTACTATTCATACACATAGCATACCCTTAGCTTATACATAAGCAATGTAATTCTGGATTTTTTCACTTATAAATGACAATGATATGCTTTAGTAAAAAAAGATGTCTTACCGATCATGAAGAAagtcttttttgttgtttacctTAGATTTAACCAGGGAATACAGAGCAAAGCAGTGAATGAAAATAGTCCATGTCTAATGTTGCActaatgtatatttaattttaatatcagCTGCAGACATTGGCATGTAGGCTACAGCTTAAGAACAATAATTCTCGAGAATGTGCCTCAGTGCCCTCAAGGCATGAATAGATGAACAGAACAGACTGAAAGAACAGACAGatacaaatacaaataggcCAAGCTTGAaaattagacagacagacagacagacagacagacagacagacagacagacagacagacagacagatagatagatagatagatagatagatagatagatagatagatagatagatagatagatagatagatagatagatagatagatagatagatagatagatagataaagcTATTTGGTTTTAGAGATAAcatgtgaaaaaataaaatgacacgTATACAACAAGAAAATATAACGTTAAcgttatatatattttcactCACCTAACCTATCACTTCCAACCTTCTGTCCTTTTAAATGTCCGTGTTGAAAGAGCACGGCATCTGTCTGTTGACTAACGTTATAACTTATGTCAAATGTAGGCATAGAAGTCTTCCTTCATGTTTAATTTGTAGCTGCTTCTCAAATAGTATCTTGGTACATTTTGTTGACGATTAAATATTCAGTATCTCTACTCTCCATAATCAAGGTAACTTAGACCACAGCTAGCAATTCAAACAAATGCACGTAATTTAAGTATCTACGATGATTGGTTgatgattgttttttttctcaacacTCTAACCGCTGAAAGTTAAATACTCGATGGTAATTGGATCATTTTTATTACCAAAGGCGTTAAgtcactttttttatttgcatcaGACTCCCCTCATCGACTGTATTACATCGGCAGATTCGGCAAGTTAGGGGAAGAGTACTTCAGTAATATTCTGAGACAGTAAATTCAATgaattaatgttaattttatcAACAAATTAAATCCTCTTTCTCACTTCACACTTCTGAGTAGCCATCCCTTGCCTCGCCACtaatagacagatagatagatagatagatagatagatagatagatagatagatagatagatagatagatagatagatagatagatagatagatagatagatagatacaattattttaaaaaatgtttaagggATTTCTACTTCCGGAAAAAGgctttaatgtaatttattattcaAACACATAAACAATGTGTAACGAGAGTAAATTGATTAAAGATGTACAGTAGTTCACCGTACAgtatgctctctctctctctctctctctctctctctctctctctctctctctctctctctctctctctctctctctctctctctctctcagcgcTGGGTTGAGCCTAAAAACACCTGAGGGAAAACACGAAAGTACAGTTGGTTTTCGGGAGCGTAGAGGACGTTAGATCCATCATCATTCCTACCTGAAGAAGACTGGAGCCCTGCGTCATCATTTTGCAGGTCGGTCGGTCTCGAGATAAAGTGTATATTTGTGGAGAGTTTTTTTAAACGTGTTTTTATGGTGCTGGTTTTGATAAACATTAAAGGCGTTCATCATCGTCTATTCGTGTGATAACTTTAATTCGTGCAATGACTTTAAAAATGGCATTTCGTCTCGTCAAACACGTGGTTTGACGCAGAAAAGCGACATTTTGAAGAAGTAACAGTTACTAGAGACTTCTGTTTACTCCGCCTCTGAAAGGCTGCTATTGGTTTAATCTAAGTCCATGATCGCGTTCGTTCCTGTCTTTTGTTCAGGTGTGTCGCTAGACGTCGATATCTGAAGGAGCCAGAAGCGTTGAAAAGAACTGCTGATAGAGCACGAGCACTAAACCCGTTACAGGTGAGTCTTTCCATAGTTCAGTTCTACAAAAGTAATTTGTATTGACGAAGCATTTGCAATATAACTTCGCACACAGTGCCTGACAAATGATGCAGTGGGAAATACCAATAGGGAAAACATACAATATTAACAAATGCATATTTTAttctaaaatgaaaacaatacAGAAACAGAGTAGAGCACTaagaaagtacaattaaatgtTATCAAAACAAATAAGCAATAGATACATGATGAAAACTTAAAGTACTAATAAAAGTGGTTTAGTGATGGAGACAGATCCTTCACGTTAGCAGACTGACTTTCTCATACAATAGTGTTTCAATGTacttttatacacattttttcaAAACTGTTCGTGTATAATGTGCATCCTGTCAAAGCGCAGTCTCAATTTTGCTGTGATCGCAGAGTGGACATGAGCTGGCTTCCTGTGGTGGCCTTTCTTTCCTGTGTCTGCTTGTTACCTTAGTAAGATTGTGTTGGTCCTTGTCAATGTGTGTCACTT belongs to Pseudorasbora parva isolate DD20220531a chromosome 22, ASM2467924v1, whole genome shotgun sequence and includes:
- the mob3c gene encoding MOB kinase activator 3C isoform X2, with protein sequence MALCLGQVFSKDKTFRPRKRFEPGTQRFELYKRAQASLKSGLDLRKVVQLPDGENINDWIAVHVVDFFNRINLIYGTVSEFCTEKSCPIMSGGPRYEYRWQDGDQYKRPTKLPALIYMNLLMNWIESLINNEDIFPTRIGVPFPKNFQQVCKKILSRLFRVFVHVYIHHFDMICSMGAEAHINTCYKHYYFFISEFSLIDHSELEPLKEMTERICH
- the mob3c gene encoding MOB kinase activator 3C isoform X1 → MALCLGQVFSKDKTFRPRKRFEPGTQRFELYKRAQASLKSGLDLRKVVQLPDGENINDWIAVHVVDFFNRINLIYGTVSEFCTEKSCPIMSGGPRYEYRWQDGDQYKRPTKLPALIYMNLLMNWIESLINNEDIFPTRIGVPFPKNFQQVCKKILSRLFRVFVHVYIHHFDMICSMGAEAHINTCYKHYYFFISEFSLIDHSELEPLNGSTAETFEMCPLYCTNKEMTERICH